ATCAAGCGACCAGAAAATGGTATGCATGTTCTGCGCGAATGCCTTGTTCTTGACGGTTGAGTTAGAACTACCATAGGGTGGACGAAACCATCCTGGCAGTATCTCAAGCTTAGCCAATTCAGCATTAGTTTTTTGCAATTCATCTTCGATTGATGTGCTGGATCGTTTGCGTAAATTAGCGTGTGAGTACGAGTGATTGGCGATTTCATGTCCGCTGTCGCGAAGCGAGCGGACAATTTCAGGATTGTTTTTTACATTACGTCCAAGGACAAAGAAAGTGGCCTTGACGCCCTTTTCATTCAGTATCTTAAGGATTTTGGGTGTGATCGACCGTGAGGGACCATCGTCAAAAGTTAAAGCTACAAATTTATTGCTTGATTTTTTGTGTGTCAATCTTTCGAGACAGGTGTAACTAAAATTTTCTTTGGTATCTGCAAATACTTGGGTGAAAAAAACCATTACGTATGCAAACATTGCCATAACAAAGCGCTTGTACACCATGAATTTCCCCGTTTTTTCTTTTTATTATAAAATAAACTATTTAATTTTTATTAAAGCATTCTGTAATAAGCGGGATATATCGCACAGGGTACCAAGCTTTTAGACGGTATGCTTCTTTCCTGGTAGAGTTTGTTTCAATGGCAGGCTATCCCGGTTATGCCACCAGAAAAC
This genomic interval from Pseudomonadota bacterium contains the following:
- a CDS encoding polysaccharide deacetylase family protein, encoding MAMFAYVMVFFTQVFADTKENFSYTCLERLTHKKSSNKFVALTFDDGPSRSITPKILKILNEKGVKATFFVLGRNVKNNPEIVRSLRDSGHEIANHSYSHANLRKRSSTSIEDELQKTNAELAKLEILPGWFRPPYGSSNSTVKNKAFAQNMHTIFWSLDSKDWKRPNPETLKQRVLDRTQPGEVILLHDIHRNTLKALPGIIDGLQTRGYTFVTISEWYDRLKNITPTRQLLCSK